A genomic stretch from Canis lupus baileyi chromosome 3, mCanLup2.hap1, whole genome shotgun sequence includes:
- the LOC140625425 gene encoding olfactory receptor 8G1-like, giving the protein MGAENHSTVTDFILAGLTEKPELQLPLFFLFLGIYAVTVVGNLGMIMLIGISAHLHTPMYYFLSSLSFIDLCHSTVVTPKMLMNFVTERNFISYEGCMTQLYFFLVFVISECHMLAAMAYDRYVAICNPLLYNVTMSYQVCSWLVGGVYIMGLTGATAHTGCMLRVLFCKADRINHYFCDLFPLLELSCSSTYINEVVVLCFSAVNILVPSLTILASYIFILSSILRIRSTEGRSKAFSTCSSHISAVVVFFGSAAFMYLQPSSVSSMDQGKVSSVFYTIIVPMLNPLIYSLRNKDVRVALKKILEKRRKTVFCLSKNF; this is encoded by the coding sequence ATGGGAGCAGAAAATCACTCCACAGTGACTGATTTCATCCTTGCTGGGCTAACAGAGAAACCAGAACTCCAACTgccccttttcttcctcttcctaggaATCTATGCAGTCACAGTGGTGGGGAACCTGGGCATGATCATGCTGATAGGGATCAGtgctcacctgcacacacccatGTATTACTTCCTCAGTAGCTTGTCCTTCATTGATCTCTGCCATTCCACTGTTGTTACTCCCAAAATGCTGATGAACTTTGTGACAGAGAGGAATTTTATCTCCTATGAAGGCTGCATGACtcagctttacttcttccttgtttttgttaTATCAGAATGTCACATGTTGGCTGCAATGGCCTATGATCGCTACGTTGCCATCTGTAACCCATTGCTTTACAATGTCACCATGTCTTATCAGGTCTGTTCCTGGCTGGTAGGTGGGGTGTATATCATGGGCTTGACTGGTGCCACAGCTCACACAGGCTGCATGCTAAGAGTGCTTTTCTGCAAGGCTGATAGAATCAACCATTACTTCTGTGATCTCTTCCCACTATTGGAGCTCTCCTGCTCCAGTACTTATATCAACGAGGTGGTAGTTTTGTGCTTCAGTGCAGTTAATATCCTTGTCCCCAGCCTGACGATCCTTGCCTCCTACATCTTCATCCTCTCTAGCATCCTCCGCATCCGCTCCACTGAGGGCAGGTCCAAAGCCTTCAGCACCTGCAGCTCTCACATCTCAGCTGTTGTTGTCTTCTTTGGATCTGCTGCATTCATGTACCTGCAGCCATCATCTGTGAGCTCCATGGACCAAGGGAAAGTGTCCTCTGTGTTTTATACCATCATTGTGCCCATGCTGAACCCCCTGATCTACAGCCTGAGGAATAAAGATGTCAGAGTCGCCCTAAAGAAGATCcttgaaaaaagaaggaaaacggTATTTTGCCTgagcaaaaatttttaa